The Agelaius phoeniceus isolate bAgePho1 chromosome 4, bAgePho1.hap1, whole genome shotgun sequence genome includes a region encoding these proteins:
- the FGL1 gene encoding fibrinogen-like protein 1: MKILIMIDFVLAASLMDVIGSSDLQKCFQEQIRLQGQVRLLEHRVKQKQLKIIQLLEKKETQYRDSDREDENSVIDLEGKRQYSDCAEIYNEGHKQNGFYKIKPIQSPREFFAFCDMSEGGGWTVFQRRSDGSQNFDRLWADYEEGFGNFVLKNGEFWLGNKNLHYLTNQGNYTLRIDLTDFEGERRFAQYARFRVAGEEHSYEMSCGEYSGTAGDSLTGGFHPEVKWWADHRGMKFSTRDRDNDNYEGNCAEEEKAGWWFNRCHSANLNGLYYRGPYTAKTDNGIVWYTWHGWWYSLKSVVMKVRPADFECNIV, translated from the exons ATGAAGATTTTGATAATGATTGATTTTGTCCTTGCAGCTAGCCTGATGGATGTCATTGGCAGCTCT GatttacagaaatgttttcaaGAGCAAATACGACTTCAGGGCCAGGTGAGGCTTCTGGAGCATCGTGTGAAACAGAAGCAGTTAAAAATTATACAACTCTTAGAGAAGAAAGAGACTCAGTACAGAGATTCAGACAGAGAAGATGAAAACAGTGTCATTGACTTGGAAGGAAAAAGACAGTATTCAG ATTGTGCAGAAATCTACAATGAAGGCCATAagcaaaatggattttataaaataaaaccaatccAGAGTCCCAGAGAATTCTTTGCATTCTGTGACATGTCTGAAGGAGGTGGCTGGACTGTGTTTCAGAGACGTTCCGATGGCAGCCAGAATTTTGATAG ACTCTGGGCTGACTATGAAGAAGGCTTTggaaattttgttttgaaaaatggTGAATTTTGGCTTGGAAACAAAAATCTTCATTATTTGACTAATCAAG ggaattaTACTTTAAGAATTGATCTAACTGATTTTGAAGGAGAACGACGTTTTGCACAGTATGCAAGATTCAGAGTTGCAGGAGAAGAg CATTCTTATGAGATGAGTTGTGGTGAATACTCTGGTACAGCTGGTGACTCCCTTACGGGTGGATTTCATCCTGAAGTAAAATGGTGGGCTGATCATCGAGGAATGAAATTCAGTACTAGAGACAGGGATAATGACAACTATGAAGGGAACTGCGCTGAAGAGGAAAAGGCTGGCTGGTGGTTTAACAG GTGTCACTCTGCCAACCTGAATGGTTTGTACTACAGAGGTCCCTACACTGCCAAGACAGACAACGGGATTGTTTGGTACACCTGGCATGGGTGGTGGTATTCTCTGAAATCTGTTGTCATGAAGGTCAGACCGGCAGACTTTGAATGTAATATTGTTTAA